The DNA window TTTTCGCCCTCCCCGACAGCGACTCTGCTATCATGGCGCCCGTTCTTTGGGGAGTAGCCTCCTTGCCCGCCACCAGCCCACGCGCTGCGCGGGAAGTACCTGCGTCAACACGATCGGCCGGCAGGCCGTGGCGCAGGTGGCCGGCGCGGATGGTACATCGCGCCAGGCCTGGCGAGACCAATGATCCACGGGCGGCCGCATACATCAAGGGGCCGGGACCGCCCATGGATCCTTGGTTAACATCCGGCCCCCAGCCACCTATATGGAAGCCTTCCTCGTCTCCACGGGCATCGTTGCCCTCGCCGAAATCGGCGACAAGACCCAGCTGCTCGCCTTCGTGCTCGCCACCCAGTTCCGTCGCCCGCTGCCCATCGTCGGCGGCATCTTCGTCGCCACGATCGTCAACCACTTCTGCGCCGCCGCTGTCGGCACGTGGCTCACCGATCTGCTGGGCCCAAACGCACTGCGCTGGATCCTCGGACTGGGCTTCATCGCGATGGCGGCATGGATCATGGTGCCGGACGAAATCGACGAGGACGACGCGCCGGCCAGCCGCTATGGCGTGTTCACCGCCACGCTGATCGCGTTCTTCCTGGCCGAAATGGGCGACAAGACACAGATCGCCACCGTGGCGCTGGCCGCCCGCTTCGACGCGCTGATCCCGGTGGTCGTCGGCACCACGCTGGGCATGATGCTGGCGAACGTGCCGGCCGTGTACCTCGGCAAGCGCGCCGCCACCGCCGTCAACCTGAAGGTGGTGCACGGCATCGCCGCCGTGATCTTCGTCGTACTGGGCGTGGCGACGCTGATGGGCGCCGGCACCGCGGTAGGTCTGTAAAGCAAAACTGGGGACGTACCCTGGTTTTGAGGAAAAACTGGGACGTCCCGGATCGGCGGGCCGCCTGGTTTTGAGGCAATAACCGCCGATGTGCTGGGCAGGCCACCCACCTCGCGGTCAGGAATTTCCCTAAAACCAGGGTACGTCCCCTGTTTCCAGGAAATTCACGATATGCGCAATTCCACAGCATGCTCGCGGCCGTCGTCGGTCAGTGCGATCTCGTTGCCGTCCTGCGCGACGTCATCGACGGTGAGGGAAGCCCCTCCACGCACCACGTGGATCGCGTAGGTCGATGATCCGTAGCGGTAGGACAGGCTGAATTCATTCCACTCGTCCGGCATGCGCGGGGCGAGCGACAGCCGGTCGCCGTTGCGCGTCACGCCCAGCAGCGATTCGAGGATCAGCCGGTACATCCAGCCGGACGATCCCGTGTACCAGCTCCAGCCGCCGCGGCCCACGTGCGGCTCGACGGCGTAGATGTCGGCCGTTACCACGTAGGGTTCCACCTTGTAGACGGCCACGTTTTCCGCACTGGACGCGTGCTGCACCGGGTTAATCAGGCGCATCAGCTCCCACGCCTTCGCGGTATCGCCCAGCGCCGCGAAGGCCATCACGGTCCACACGGCGGCATGCGTGTACTGGCCGCCGTTTTCCCGCACGCCGGGCACATAGCCCTGGATGTAGCCGGGGTTCGGGTCGGCCTTGTCGAATGGCGGGTCGAGCAGCTGGATGAAGCCGCCGTCGCGCCGCACCAGCCGCGCGTCCACCTGCGCCATGGCGCCGCGCACGCGTTCCGGATCGGCCGCCCCGGAGAGCACACCCCAGCTTTGCGAGATCGAGTCGATCTGGCATTCCTCGTTCTCGTGCGAGCCGAGCGGGGTGCCGTCGTCGAAGTAGGCGCGGCGGTACCACTGGCCATCCCACGCGTTCTGCTCCACGTTCGCCGCCAGCTTGACGGCCTCGGACCGGCATTCTTCGGCAAACCCGGCATCGCCGCGCCGCTCGGCCACCACCGCGAACTGGCGCAGCACGTCGACCAGGAACCACGCCAGCCACACGCTCTCGCCCTTGCCTTCCGCGCCGACCTTGTCCATGCCGTCGTTCCAGTCGCAGGAACCGATCAGCGGCAGGCCGTGCGTGCCGAACCGCAGGCCATTGCGGATCGCGCGCACGCAGTGCTGGTACAGGTTTTCCGCCAGCGGCGAACGGCCCGGCATGTCGTAGTACGATTCCTCGTCCGGCTTCACCGGCCGGCCTTCCAGGTAGTGCGCCTCCTCGTCGAGCACCGACAGGTCGCCGGTCACCTGCACATAGCGGGCGGTGGCCAGCGGCAGCCACAGGTAATCATCCGAACAGTGCGTCCGCACGCCACGGTCGGATGGCGGATGCCACCAGTGCTGCACATCGCCCTCCGCGAACTGGTGCGCCGCGCACAGCACCAGGTGCTCGCGCAGAAGGTGCGGCTCGGTATGCACCATCGCCATCGCATCCTGCAGCTGGTCGCGGTAGCCGAACGCGCCGCCGGACTGATAGTAGCCACTGCGCGCCCACAGCCGGCACGCGATGGTCTGGTACATCAGCCAGCCGTTGGCGATCACGTCCAGCGCCGGATCGGGCGTGGCGATGCGCACGGCGCCCAGCGTGGCATGCCAGTGCGCGTGCACGGCGGCCAGCGCATCGCGTGCGGCGCCGGCGCCGCCGTGCTTCTGCACCATCGTGCTCGCGTCGGCATTGCGGCGCCCGCCCATGCCCAGCACGAACACGAGCTCCCGCTCTTCTCCCGGCAGCAGCTCGAACGGCACCTGCAGCACCGCGCAGGCATCGAGCCCCGTGCCGACCTTGCCGGACAGGCGCTGCCGCCGCAGCGCGGCCGGGCTGGCCAGCGTGCCGTTACGCCCCAGGAATTCGGTGCGGTCCGCCGTTGCCGTGCGGGTCGTTGCGTCGACATGGAAGAACGCCACGCGGCCCGAAAACTCCGTGTTGTAGGGATTGCGCGCGAATAGCGCACCGCTGACCGCGTCGAGTTCCGTCACGATGTGCATGCCGGACTTGGCGCGCATTTCGCCCAGCACCCATTCCACGTAACCGGTGGCCGACAGCTTGCGCGCCACCGGCGAATCGTTGCGCACCTTCAGCACCGTGTAGCGCACCGGCGCGTCGTTGGCCACGTATGTCGTGAGGGTCGAAGTGATACCCGCCTCGGTATGCGCGAACGTGCTGTAGCCGAAGCCGTGGCGCGTTACATAGTCGCCTGTGCCGCGCGCCGGCAGTGGCGTGGGCGACCAGAAGTGGCCGCTGGCATCGTCGCGCAGGTAGAACGCCTCGCCGGCGGCATCCGTGACCGGGTCGTTGTGCCAGGGCGTGAGCCGGAATTCATGCGCGTTCTCGTGCCATGTGTAGGCTTGCCCGCTTTCCGAGATCACGCTGCCGAATTGCGCGTTGGCCAGCACGTTCGACCAGGGCGCCGGCGTGACCCGGCCACGGCCAGTGACGATCACGTACTCGCGGCCGTCCGGCGTAAAGCCGCCGAAGCCGTTCCACAGGATCAGGTCGTGCGGTACGTGCGTGGCCGGTCCGGCATCGTCGTACTCGCCGCGCGCGTCGGCCAGCAAGGGCGGCATGCGCAGCGCCGGCGGGCCGGAGCGCTTGATCTGCTCGGCCAGCGGACCGCGGGCGTCGTTGACGATCACCCGCGCCACCGTCTGCAGCAGGATGCGGTCTTCGCTGGAGATCTGTTCGAGCGGCCGCACGAAAATGCCGCCCGGCCGGTCGATCGCCTGCGCGTCGATGCCGGAGGCGATCATGCCGATGATCTGGTCATACAGCGCCTGGCGGTAGCCCGACGTGTCCTCGAACCAGATCACCAGGTCCACCACCAGGCCCTTCAGGCGCCAGTATGCGTGCGCCTGCACCATCTGCCGCGCCACCTCGATATTGGCCGAATCCTTGACCTGCAGCAGCACGATGGGCAGGTCGCCGGAAATCGCGTACGGCCACAGGTTCGACTGCCCGCGCCCGTTCTTGATCAGCACCGAAGGATCGGCGCGCAGCGCGGCGTTCGGGTAGATCACGTGGTTGGCGAGACGGCTGTACAGCTGGCCGTCGGCCTCGGTGGCGTTCAGCTGGCGCAGCACCACCTGGCTGTGCGTCCAGGCCAGCTCGAACACGCGGTCGGCCATGTGGCGGTCCTGGTATTTGTCGATCAGGTGCTGCGCCGCCTCGCGCGTCTCGGTCATGCCGGTGGCGATGTCGACGGTCGCCATCTGGTCCGGTTGCAGCGTGATGCGGTAGCGGATCGCCACGGCCGGGTCCAGCACGGAACCGTGGCCGCCACCCAGCGGGCCCGGCTCGACCAGCGCGCGCGGCGCGCGCGCGCTGTTGCCGCGGCCAATGAAGTGCGCCCGGTCCGTTTCATACGATACCTCGATCACCTCGGCATCGTGCACCGTCATCAAATGCAGCATGAACGGCGGCTGCTCGCCCTTGCCGCGCGGGCGCCGCGTGCACAGGATGGCCTTTTCATCGCCCAGGATCTCGGTCTGCACGAACAGCTTGGAGAATGCCGGGTGCGCCGCGTCGGCAGCGGCCGGCGCCATCACCACTTCGGCAAAGCTGGTCAGCTCGAGCGTGCGCGGGCGGTTCGAATTGTTCGTCACACGCAGCCGGCGCATCTCGATATCGTCTTCCGGGGAAACGACGATTTCGGTGTACAGGTCGATGCCACGGTCGGTGCGCCGGAACTCGGCGCGGCCCTCGGAAAAAATCACCTCCTGGTGTTCCGGCTCGGCCAGCGTGGGCTGGTAGGTGTTGGACCAGAAATGACCATCCTCGTCGCGCACGTAGCAGAACTGCCCCCAGTTGTCGCGTGTGGCATCCTCGCGCCAGCGCGTGACCGCGAGGTCGTGCCAGCGGCTGTGGCTGCCGCCGGCCGCCGTCACCATCACGTGGTAGCGCCCGTTCGACAGCAACTGCACTTCGGGCACGGGCGTATTGGGCTGCGCCAGCACGCGCACCGGGGCAGCCTGGTCGTGCGATGTCGAACGCGCCGCGGCGGCCTGCTCGGAGGCGGTGGAGAAGAACGCGCCGATACGCGGGCTGCGTTCCTGGAGCATCAGCAGCGCCGATTGCAGCATCGGATCGGATTCGAAGCGGCGCTGCATCGGCCGGTCGTGCAGCAGGTACGACAGCGCCAGGAAGCCCATGCCCTGGTGGTGCACCATGAACGATTTCACCACCGCGAAAGACTGCCCCCTTGGCAGCCGCGCCGGCGTGTAGTCGATCGCCTCGTAGAAACCATAGCGACCCATGAAGCCCAGGCCAGCCATCTTCTGCAGGTTCTGGCATGCCGCTTCCGGGTCCACCATCAGCGCCATCATCGATGCATAAGGTGCGATCACCAGGTCGTCCGCCAGGCCCCGCTTCATGCCCAGGCCCGGTACGCCGAACGCGCGGTACTGGTAGTTCATCGCCGCATCCACCGTGGTGTAGCCGGACTCGGACACGCCCCACGGCACGTTGCGCTGGCGCGCGTACTCGATCTGCGCGGCCACCACCGAACGGTAGGTCTGGTCCAGCAGCGTGCTCGGGTAGGTCGGCATCACCAGCAGCGGCATCAGGTACTCGAACATGGAACCGCTCCACGACATGAGCACGGGCTGGCCATGCACGATGGCGAGCTGCCGGCCCAGCGCGAACCAGTGCTCCTGCGGCAGCTGGCCCTGCGCCACGGCCACGTAGCTGGCCAGCCGCACCTCGGAGGCGAGCAGGTCGTAGTAGCTGGCGTCGAGCCGCCGTTCGCTGACGTTGTAGCCGATCGCCAGCAGCCTGGTGGTGCGGTTGTAGAGGAAACCGTAGTCGACCTGCGCGAAGCCGCACGCCTGCATTGCGAGTTCCTGCAGGTGCCCGATACGTTCGCGCGCCACGGCGGCGCCCTGCTCCATCAGCATGCCGAGCTGCTCGCGGCGCTCGCGTTCACCTGGCGCCAGGTCCGACAGCGGCGCACCGACCGGCGGATACGCCGCCAGCTCGCGCAGCGTCGGGATTTTCAACGATCCCGTATCGAGCACGGCGCCGGTATCGCCGGTGATCCATGGCGCCAGCAATGTCAGCTCGTCGAGGGCGGCGCGGCATTGCGCGGCCAGCGCGCCGGCCCACGTGCCTGCCATGGCGTGGCTCGCCAATGCGGCGGTAGTGGCAAAGGCTTCGGTGGCGCCGGTGGCGCGTTCCAGGCAGGCGCGCAGCTCCGGCAGATTCGACGGATACAGTGGCTGTTGCGGCGTCACCGCTTCGCGCAGCGCCGCCAGTGCCGCGGCGTCGATACCTTCGGCCGCTTCGACATCGGCCAGCGCTTCCTGCAGCACGTCCAGCGTGCTTTCCAGGCCGGCCAGCACTTGCGGCCCCAGGATCGGGGCATCGACCGCGTTCAGGAGTGCCGCCTGCAGCACCAGCAGGTGGCCGGCCAGGTTGCCGCTGTCCACGGTCGACACGTACATCGGGTGCAGCGGCTTTTTCGACTGCGTGTCGTACCAGTTGTAGAAATGGCCCTGGTGGCGTTCCAGTTCGCCCATCGTATCGAGCGTGTTGCGGGTGCGCTGCAGCAGCTGCGCCAGCGTCACGTAGCCAAAATCCCAGGCGCTGACATTGGCCAGCAGCGCCATGCCGATATTGGTGGGCGACGTGCGGTGCGCGATGACGGTACTCGGGTGTTCCTGTACGTTATCGGGTGGCAGCCAGTGGTCATCCGGCCCCACGTAGGTATCGAACCAGGCCCATGTCTTGCGGGCCACCGTGTGCAGGAAGCGGCGCTGGTCGTCGCCCAGCTGTGCTTCCAGGCGCTCGACCGGGCGGCTGATCCACCACGCGACCACGGGCGCGACGAGCCAGGCGACGAGGAAGATCGCGGCCGCCTCGAACGCCTTCACGCGCCACAGCGCCAGCGCCGTGCCGGCCGCCAGCGCCAGCACGGGCGAGACCCACATCGCCCGCCAGCTGGCACGCAGGCCACCATCCGCCTGCGACAGTGCCGACGGGCGCCACTGCAGCAGGTGCTTTTTCGTGACCAGCATGCGCCAGCCCGTGCGCACGATCGCATCGAGGCTGATGTAGGCCTCGTATGGCAGGAATGCCAGCGACAGCACACCGTGGGCGAAGTGCAGCCGGCTGCGGCGCAACGAGTTCGACAGGTGCTGCCGCCACAGCGTATCCGGCGACTTGTGCGCCAGGTCGTACAGCGCGGCGGCGATGGCGGGCACGAAGATGATGGCCAGGACCATGCTCGTGTAGAACCACGGGTGCGGCAGCACCGCGAAGGCGAACAGCAGCGACAGCGTCAACGCCGGTGCCACCAGGCTGCGGCGCAGGTTGTCGAACAGCTTCCAGCGCGACAGCGCCGACAGCGGGTTCTTCTCGCGCCCGCCGATCGCCGTGCGCACGCGGCCGCCCAGCCAGCCCGCCAGTTGCCAGTCGCCGCGGATCCAGCGGTGGCGGCGGCTCACGTCGTCCCGGTAGCGCTGCGGATACTGTTCGTACAGCTGGGCGTCGGACAGCAGCCCGGCGCGCAGATAACAGCCCTCCAGCAGGTCGTGCGACAGGATGCGGTTATCCGGGAAGCGCTCGCCCAGGACCTTCTCGAACACGTCCAGGTCGTAGATGCCCTTGCCGATGAACGAGCCTTCCGCGAACACATCCTGGTATACGTCCGACACGGTGCGCGTGTACGGGTCGATGCCCGGTTCGCCGCCGCACAGCCGCTCATACAGCGAAGCGTCCGGGCTTGGCAGGCTGACGGCCACGCGCGGCTGCAGGATGCCGTAGCCGGACACCACGCGGTTATTCCGGGCATCGATCCTGGGCTGGTTCAGCGGGTGTTTCATCGTGGCGATGAACTGGCGCGCCGAATCGCGTGCCAGCTGCGTGTCGGCATCGAGCGTGATCACGTATTTCACGGTGTGCAGTTGGCCGCTCTCGCCGACGACCAGCGTGAAGCGGTCGCGCGCGCCGCCGCGCAGGTACCGGTTCAGGTCCGCCAGCTTGCCGCGCTTGCGCTCATGGCCCATCCACGCGCGCTCGGCAAGGTTCCACAGGCGCGGGCGGTGCAGCAGCACGAACGGGCAGGCGTTTTCTTCCCGCCCGTACTTGCGGTTCAAGTCTTCGATATGGCCGCGCGCCCGTTCGAGCAGGCCCGTATCGGTGGGCAGCGTTTCGGCCTGCGCATCGGCGAAATCGGTCAGCAGGCAAAAATGCAGGTTCGGATCGCGGTTGGCGAGGAAGCGCACCTCGAGCTGTTCGCACAGCTCGTCGACGTTTTCCAGGCTGTAGAACAGCGACGGCACGACGACGATCGCACGCGCATCGGAGGGAATGCCTTCCTTGAAATCCATCCGTGGCAACGGGCTCGGGTGCGTGACCAGGGTGGCGACCCAGTTCACCAGCGCCAGCGCCAGCTGGCTGCTGCCCATCAGGCCCAGCAGCGCCAGCACGACGGTTTCCCAGCCGGCCACGCCATCGCGCATCGCGCGCTCGACCATCAGCGCGGTGGCGATCACCGACAATGCGGCGATGGCTCCCAGGTAGGACGTGAGCGGTGCCGCGCGCACGGTGGCGCGCAGCGATTCGCGCGGCGAGCGGCGCCGCGCCACTTTCTTCTCCAGCAGCAGCACGCCCCTGTCGACCAGGTAGAAGCCCACGTGGCCATGGCGCGGATCGTCGCCGCCCCCGTGGGCACGCGCCAGTTCCACCGCTTCCTGCGCTACCTGCGCTTCGGACAGCACACAGCCGCGCGCGATCTTTTCCACCACGTGGCGGTATTGATCGCGGGTGGCGAAATCCATTGCGCCATAGATGCCGGACGGGTCTTCGCGCAGCACCCGTTCGACGGTGCTCATGGTTTCGACGAATTCCTGCCAGTCCATCGTGCCCAGGAAGCGCAGGCTGCCGATCGTGTTCGCCATCGATACCTGCTCGGCCGCCTGCTGGCCGATCTCGGCCTGGATCTGCTGGTCGATCGTCTGCCCCGCTTCGGCCAGCCGGTAGGTGACCCACGTGAGTGCCAGTGTCAGCGCCGGGCTCTGGCCCTGCAGGCGGCGTGCCAGCTCGGCCACGAAGCCGCTCGTGATGGGGGGATTCGACCGCGCCATGTCGGCCACCAGCAGGATCAGGCCGGAAGGATTCTTGTCGGCGATTTCCATCATCCCGTCGGCCCAGTTGTTCGCCAGGTCGCGCTGGTAGCGGTTTTCGGCCACGCGCGCGGCCACCCGGCGCAGGTTCTCCAGCAGCGCCAGGCGCAGCATGATCGGGATCGCCCACAGTTCGCCCAGCGTCAGCGGTGCCAGCTCCTGGTAGGCCTCGACGAAACGGCACAGGCTTTCCGGATCGACGCGGCCATCGCCATGGGCGATCACTTCCAGCGCCAGCCGGTAGACGCGCGGCGTGCCATCCGTTTTTTCCAGGCGCGGGAGTTCCTTGCTGTAGTCCTTCGGCAGATGGCGCCGCGCGATGCGGATCTGCTCTTCGATCAGGTAGTAGTTATCGAGCAGCCATTCGGAGGCCGGGGTGACCTGGCGGCCGCCCTTGACGGCGATCGTCAATTCCTCGGCCGTGGTGCGCAATACGCGGGCGTTGTCGGTGAGCCGGGCCAGCAGCCGGTCGGGGCCGCCACGCTTGCTCAGCACGTGCGCTTCCGCCAGTGTGCGGCCATGGTGCGCCATCTGCTGAGCACTGTAGAGCTCGGCGCGCAAGGGCGAGTCTTCGGCATCGGGGGCGGCGGAACCGGGCGCGGCTTCCTGGAATCCGGCGGTGAAGCCGGGCCACAGTTTGAGATGTTCTTTCAAGGGAGCCTCGCTTCGGGTGGCTGGCAAGACAGCTGCCACGGCTGGGAGTATGTTGCAGGAAATATTATGCCGGCGCACGTCACGTCACTGTACGCTAGCGTACATAACGATGGTGCAGTGCAAAAAGATTACCAGCTGTTACCGATTCATGGCCCGCCGAGAATGACAAAGGCGGCCTCCCGGCCGCCTTTGCGATACTTCCGGTCGACCGGAAGTCGATCAGGACAGTGCGACGCCGCCTTGCAAATGGAAAGCCTCGGCATAACCAAGGCTGCGCAGGCATCCGGCGGCACGGGCACTGCGGTTGCCACTCTGACAGAAGAACACCAGTGGCAAGCGCGGCGCCTGCGCCAGCCACGCTGGCAGCGCCCCGGCCAGCCGGCTCAGCGGGATGCTGACCGCCTGGGGGCCGATGCATGGCTCGGCGGCAGCATGTTCGTAAGGTTCGCGGACGTCGACCAGCAGCGCGGCGGGATGCTCGCGCAACAGGGTTTCCAGCGTCGCGGCGTCGAGGTGCATGGCTGCGGGCGATGTTTTGCCGGGACCGGCACGCAGCGTGGTGCACAGCGCGGATTGCGCCTCCGTTGCCGGACACAGCAGCAGATCGGCCGGCAGCACACCGGCCAGGCTACTGGGTTCGGCACTGCCGATGAACGCATGCCGGGGCGATTCGCCTTGCGGCCCCAGCAGGTAACACGCCCTGCCCTTGCCGGTGGCCGCGCGACGCAGGCGCCAGCGGCCGATGGCGAGGCAGTCCTCGGGTGCCGGCCACGTGGCGTCACCCTGGGTGAACAGGCGTGCCACCAGCCGGTATCGGTGCGCGCGCAGCAGGGTATCGATGCGTTCGTCCAGCGCGGGGTGCGGGTCGATCGCGGCGCAGGTGCCGCTGGCGGCGTCGAGCACCAGCCACGTATGATGCCCGCCGGCGGTCCATTGCAGCAGGCCATCCGGCCGTGCGGCGGTGGTGTCGCCGAGCAGCCCCGACCGGCGCAGTGCTTCCCCGCAGCGGGCGATCCGTGCGCAGGCTTCGGCGACGGTGGCGGCATCCATCAGCGGGCCGAACGACAACCTCACGGCACTGCTGCTGCGCCATTCGGGCAGCCCCATCGCGTCCAGCACATAGGATGGCTGCGCCTTTGCGGCGGAACAGGCGCTGCCGGCCGACACGCGCACGGCGGCGGCATCGAACAGGTCCAGCAATTCCTTGCTGGACAGGCCGGGCACGGAAAAATTGAGCGTGGTCGGCAGCGCCCGGTCGAACGGCACGTTGAAGACGATGCCGGGCAGCGCCTGGCGCAGCGCGTTCGCCAGCTGTTCGCGGAAAGCATGCAGTTCGGCGTGGCTGCGGAAGGTCACACCATCCTCCAGCGCCGCCAGCACGGCGCCGAGCGCGGCGATGCCCGCCATGTTCTCGGTGCCGGAACGCCAGCCCGTTTCCTGGCCACCGCCCTTCATCAAGGGCGTGAACGGCGCGCCGGCGCGCACATACAGCATGCCGATGCCTTTCGGCGCATACAGCTTGTGGCCGGAAAACGGCGCGTAATCGATGCGCGTGGCAGCCAGGTCGAGCGGCAACTTGCCCAGCGCCTGCACGCAGTCGACCATCCACAGCGCGGCGCTGCCGTCCAGCGCGGCGGCAATGCCGGCCAGGTCCGAGATCACGCCGGTTTCATTGTTGGCGGCCATCGTGCAGACCAGCGCGGCATCCGGTGCCAGCCGGCGCAGAGCCTCCAGGTCATGGCACCCGCCGGCGTCGACCGGCAGCGGCACGAGATCGAGGCCCAGGCCAAGCAGCACATTCCAGTGCGCCAGGCTTTCAGGCACGGCCTTGTGCTCGGTGGCACCGTAGACCAGCAGCGTGCCGGTGCGCTCCCCGGCGGCGCGGCGCGCCCGCACCGCGCACAGGGCGGACAGCACCACGGTCTGGATGCCTTCCGTGGCGCCACTGTTGAACATCAGCTGTCCGGTACCCACGCCGAGCAGGCGGCAGGCGCGTGCCCGTGCCGCGTCGAGCACCGCTTTCGCCTTCAGTCCCGTGGCATGCGTGCTGCTGGGATTGCCGTAGCGCTCTTCCATCGCGAAAACGGCGGCCCGCAGCGCGGCGGGCAGGACGGCTGTCGTGGCATTGCCGTCGAGG is part of the Pseudoduganella lutea genome and encodes:
- a CDS encoding GH36-type glycosyl hydrolase domain-containing protein, with the protein product MKEHLKLWPGFTAGFQEAAPGSAAPDAEDSPLRAELYSAQQMAHHGRTLAEAHVLSKRGGPDRLLARLTDNARVLRTTAEELTIAVKGGRQVTPASEWLLDNYYLIEEQIRIARRHLPKDYSKELPRLEKTDGTPRVYRLALEVIAHGDGRVDPESLCRFVEAYQELAPLTLGELWAIPIMLRLALLENLRRVAARVAENRYQRDLANNWADGMMEIADKNPSGLILLVADMARSNPPITSGFVAELARRLQGQSPALTLALTWVTYRLAEAGQTIDQQIQAEIGQQAAEQVSMANTIGSLRFLGTMDWQEFVETMSTVERVLREDPSGIYGAMDFATRDQYRHVVEKIARGCVLSEAQVAQEAVELARAHGGGDDPRHGHVGFYLVDRGVLLLEKKVARRRSPRESLRATVRAAPLTSYLGAIAALSVIATALMVERAMRDGVAGWETVVLALLGLMGSSQLALALVNWVATLVTHPSPLPRMDFKEGIPSDARAIVVVPSLFYSLENVDELCEQLEVRFLANRDPNLHFCLLTDFADAQAETLPTDTGLLERARGHIEDLNRKYGREENACPFVLLHRPRLWNLAERAWMGHERKRGKLADLNRYLRGGARDRFTLVVGESGQLHTVKYVITLDADTQLARDSARQFIATMKHPLNQPRIDARNNRVVSGYGILQPRVAVSLPSPDASLYERLCGGEPGIDPYTRTVSDVYQDVFAEGSFIGKGIYDLDVFEKVLGERFPDNRILSHDLLEGCYLRAGLLSDAQLYEQYPQRYRDDVSRRHRWIRGDWQLAGWLGGRVRTAIGGREKNPLSALSRWKLFDNLRRSLVAPALTLSLLFAFAVLPHPWFYTSMVLAIIFVPAIAAALYDLAHKSPDTLWRQHLSNSLRRSRLHFAHGVLSLAFLPYEAYISLDAIVRTGWRMLVTKKHLLQWRPSALSQADGGLRASWRAMWVSPVLALAAGTALALWRVKAFEAAAIFLVAWLVAPVVAWWISRPVERLEAQLGDDQRRFLHTVARKTWAWFDTYVGPDDHWLPPDNVQEHPSTVIAHRTSPTNIGMALLANVSAWDFGYVTLAQLLQRTRNTLDTMGELERHQGHFYNWYDTQSKKPLHPMYVSTVDSGNLAGHLLVLQAALLNAVDAPILGPQVLAGLESTLDVLQEALADVEAAEGIDAAALAALREAVTPQQPLYPSNLPELRACLERATGATEAFATTAALASHAMAGTWAGALAAQCRAALDELTLLAPWITGDTGAVLDTGSLKIPTLRELAAYPPVGAPLSDLAPGERERREQLGMLMEQGAAVARERIGHLQELAMQACGFAQVDYGFLYNRTTRLLAIGYNVSERRLDASYYDLLASEVRLASYVAVAQGQLPQEHWFALGRQLAIVHGQPVLMSWSGSMFEYLMPLLVMPTYPSTLLDQTYRSVVAAQIEYARQRNVPWGVSESGYTTVDAAMNYQYRAFGVPGLGMKRGLADDLVIAPYASMMALMVDPEAACQNLQKMAGLGFMGRYGFYEAIDYTPARLPRGQSFAVVKSFMVHHQGMGFLALSYLLHDRPMQRRFESDPMLQSALLMLQERSPRIGAFFSTASEQAAAARSTSHDQAAPVRVLAQPNTPVPEVQLLSNGRYHVMVTAAGGSHSRWHDLAVTRWREDATRDNWGQFCYVRDEDGHFWSNTYQPTLAEPEHQEVIFSEGRAEFRRTDRGIDLYTEIVVSPEDDIEMRRLRVTNNSNRPRTLELTSFAEVVMAPAAADAAHPAFSKLFVQTEILGDEKAILCTRRPRGKGEQPPFMLHLMTVHDAEVIEVSYETDRAHFIGRGNSARAPRALVEPGPLGGGHGSVLDPAVAIRYRITLQPDQMATVDIATGMTETREAAQHLIDKYQDRHMADRVFELAWTHSQVVLRQLNATEADGQLYSRLANHVIYPNAALRADPSVLIKNGRGQSNLWPYAISGDLPIVLLQVKDSANIEVARQMVQAHAYWRLKGLVVDLVIWFEDTSGYRQALYDQIIGMIASGIDAQAIDRPGGIFVRPLEQISSEDRILLQTVARVIVNDARGPLAEQIKRSGPPALRMPPLLADARGEYDDAGPATHVPHDLILWNGFGGFTPDGREYVIVTGRGRVTPAPWSNVLANAQFGSVISESGQAYTWHENAHEFRLTPWHNDPVTDAAGEAFYLRDDASGHFWSPTPLPARGTGDYVTRHGFGYSTFAHTEAGITSTLTTYVANDAPVRYTVLKVRNDSPVARKLSATGYVEWVLGEMRAKSGMHIVTELDAVSGALFARNPYNTEFSGRVAFFHVDATTRTATADRTEFLGRNGTLASPAALRRQRLSGKVGTGLDACAVLQVPFELLPGEERELVFVLGMGGRRNADASTMVQKHGGAGAARDALAAVHAHWHATLGAVRIATPDPALDVIANGWLMYQTIACRLWARSGYYQSGGAFGYRDQLQDAMAMVHTEPHLLREHLVLCAAHQFAEGDVQHWWHPPSDRGVRTHCSDDYLWLPLATARYVQVTGDLSVLDEEAHYLEGRPVKPDEESYYDMPGRSPLAENLYQHCVRAIRNGLRFGTHGLPLIGSCDWNDGMDKVGAEGKGESVWLAWFLVDVLRQFAVVAERRGDAGFAEECRSEAVKLAANVEQNAWDGQWYRRAYFDDGTPLGSHENEECQIDSISQSWGVLSGAADPERVRGAMAQVDARLVRRDGGFIQLLDPPFDKADPNPGYIQGYVPGVRENGGQYTHAAVWTVMAFAALGDTAKAWELMRLINPVQHASSAENVAVYKVEPYVVTADIYAVEPHVGRGGWSWYTGSSGWMYRLILESLLGVTRNGDRLSLAPRMPDEWNEFSLSYRYGSSTYAIHVVRGGASLTVDDVAQDGNEIALTDDGREHAVELRIS
- a CDS encoding aminotransferase class V-fold PLP-dependent enzyme, encoding MNKEIYLDGNATTAVLPAALRAAVFAMEERYGNPSSTHATGLKAKAVLDAARARACRLLGVGTGQLMFNSGATEGIQTVVLSALCAVRARRAAGERTGTLLVYGATEHKAVPESLAHWNVLLGLGLDLVPLPVDAGGCHDLEALRRLAPDAALVCTMAANNETGVISDLAGIAAALDGSAALWMVDCVQALGKLPLDLAATRIDYAPFSGHKLYAPKGIGMLYVRAGAPFTPLMKGGGQETGWRSGTENMAGIAALGAVLAALEDGVTFRSHAELHAFREQLANALRQALPGIVFNVPFDRALPTTLNFSVPGLSSKELLDLFDAAAVRVSAGSACSAAKAQPSYVLDAMGLPEWRSSSAVRLSFGPLMDAATVAEACARIARCGEALRRSGLLGDTTAARPDGLLQWTAGGHHTWLVLDAASGTCAAIDPHPALDERIDTLLRAHRYRLVARLFTQGDATWPAPEDCLAIGRWRLRRAATGKGRACYLLGPQGESPRHAFIGSAEPSSLAGVLPADLLLCPATEAQSALCTTLRAGPGKTSPAAMHLDAATLETLLREHPAALLVDVREPYEHAAAEPCIGPQAVSIPLSRLAGALPAWLAQAPRLPLVFFCQSGNRSARAAGCLRSLGYAEAFHLQGGVALS
- a CDS encoding TMEM165/GDT1 family protein — translated: MEAFLVSTGIVALAEIGDKTQLLAFVLATQFRRPLPIVGGIFVATIVNHFCAAAVGTWLTDLLGPNALRWILGLGFIAMAAWIMVPDEIDEDDAPASRYGVFTATLIAFFLAEMGDKTQIATVALAARFDALIPVVVGTTLGMMLANVPAVYLGKRAATAVNLKVVHGIAAVIFVVLGVATLMGAGTAVGL